acaccccataagctttcttaactaccctatccacctgtgaggcaactttcagggatctgtggatatagacccccagatccctctgctcctcccacactaccaagaatcctgccattaacttgtcAACCACATGGCTAATTTTTTGTCAAGATAAGGCAATCAGGAAGAAAAGTGTTTTTGGTCACTTGGACAGAAAAGTGACAAAAGGAGTTTTAATCCAGAGTATTGTGAGATATTGATTTTGGGAATTGTAACAAGGGAAAGGAATACACAATATTCAAGAGGATATTGGAATGTTTgaaggaacagaaagatcttggtaTGCACACAGATCCTTAAAAGTTAGCAAACCAGGTCAGTAAGTGCCAGTAAGGTAGTTCAAAAGGTAGAAGGGAtgatttcctttattagctgggaTGTAGGATATCAGAACAGGGAGGAAGAAATTTAATAAAGAAAGATTAAATAAGCTAGTTTGTTTCTGTGGAACAGAGTTCACTGAGTGGAGACTCAATTGAGGGAGATAAAATTCTAAGGGGCCTAGAGAAAATGGAACCTAGAACAGTAGAGCATAGGAACaatccctttggcccataatgttgtgctgaactaattaaaccagtaattaaatgcctaactaaattatgTCCAAAACCCTgtgttctctgcacatttatgtgcctatcttaaAGGCCTCTATCATAttagcctccactaccacccctggcagtgcgtgtgtgtgttggggggggaggtggaggaggaagcaggggaaaaacttgccctgcacatctcctttgaacttgccccctctcaccttaaatgcatgcctctagtattagacattttgaccctgggaataaAACACcagctgtctgtctatgcctctcataatcttataaaatagAACAAACCTATTTCCCTCGGCAGTGAGGTCAAAAACCacatggcatagatttaaagtaattggtgcaagggtgagaggggagaagaggaaactatcttttcatccagaggatagcAGGGGTCGGGAGCTCGCTGCCAGAAAGGTTAGTCGTGCCAGAAAAGCtcactgcatttcaaaaatatttggttGTGTACTGGAAAGAGCAGAAATCTGCGGGGCTGAGAACCTACTGCTGGAGACAGAATTAGGTTAGGTAGCTCTTTTTCAActagcacagacataatgggtgGAATGACCTTCTctgtcataaattttctgtgGTTCTGATTTTGTTGGTTGTGGTAGAGATCATCATGAGTTTGATCAGAGCTGTCGAACAAGCCTTGATGAGTTACTGCAGTCTGTCTTGCagatggtgtacactgcagccaTGATGGGCTATGTCGACAGGAGTGAGTGGTGTTCAGTGCAGTGCCAATCGAGCTGCTGGTGTTGAACTTTgactgttgctggagctgcactcatccaggcagccTGTCGCATTCAAAACTTGAGCCTTGTAAATGGGAAGATTTCTGAGAGTCAGGAGGTGGGTCATTTGTCCAATGGTACCAGGAAAATACTGCCATAAATTGGCACAGAAGGAGAGCATTTGTCTGTTTGTGGACAGAAAGTTggtgaacaaaatattaaaaaaataataggcTCTCCCATTAGTTGTATCCATCTTGTGGATAATCCAATCAATTCCCCTACCCCCATAAGTACCACTTTCTTCGTTTACTCAAAGGAATCCAGCACTAAATTTTGAAAATCCAATTTCCATAACCCTCTGGCAGCTATCAGAGAGATTGAAGTAGAAATCTAATATAGTTGTTTCATAAAGttagttttgttttgattaatGGTTTTCTCAGTCCTCCTGATTCACATTAACAATTTCATATTGTGCTATGTCAGTTATCTGAGCAAGGCTGAGATATGTTCTTCACTGAATCTTTGTGACTGCTAATGCCTCCAACCTAAAATGTATTTGCATGGGAAGGCATTCCGGTATCTTGCTACACAGGAAATCTGTGCTTGTCGTTTTGACTTACTAAAATAAAAGATCTCCATCCTCCCTTACATTGCCCCAATACCTTGGATAGAGGCTAGACTAACAAATGCAGGGTTGTTTGGCTGAGCTTGGACAAAGTTGGAAACATTTTCCAATAAGTAGAAATTAACAAGCAACATCAAAAGAAATCATAATTTATTGCACTATTAATATGTACTGTAATCAAGTTGATCACACTTAAGCAATAATAGAGTACCAATACTGTTGATCGTTTGTCTGTATTTGCAAAATTGATTTCAATTGCGACACAATGCAAAGTGGATAGTCTTGTTTTATATATTAATTTTGATTTCAAATATTGATATAGAAAGTGATAATTTTTTAAGGTTGTCAATTAATCACCTTGAACGTGATGCAATGTGACACATCATTCTTTTAATTTATAAATCTCACATTAGAGGTTTATTTAATAAAAAGTTGGACAACACAGCTTTAAATATATGCACTACCATTTTGCCCATGGGCCATATCTGCCTTATGTCTTAAACACCCCTTGCCCCTCCCCATACTACCGCTATAGTGATCAAAGCATGGAGCAAACTCCTCaccttgtggagagagaaatagcgTTAAAATTTCATGGCAGAAATCGTTCATCAATTTACAAAACTCTTTCTAATTTAGTTTAATACAGCAGGAGAATTTTTTTCCTGCcaattttgttttcccttcttTCCTCTAGTATAGAAGCACTTGCCCTTCAAATGCCATTCATTTCTGACTGCTATGACTGACACAAAAAGATTACTATGAATAATAAAAAACAGGTGAGGCATTTACAAGATGTAACTCAATGACATTCAATGGGATGAGAGTGGAAATGGCCCAAGTAAACCAGAATGAAAAACTGACAGGCAAAACTAGCATAACAATGGActgcctttaaggaagagatggtttAGGGAACAGTTGAGGCACATTCCCTTGAGGGACAAAGGAAGAACAAGTAAATGCAGAACTCCCGTGATCTCAAAAGGAGAGAAGGCAATAAAAGCCTGATTATGACAAATGTTGGGTTGTAAATACCACAGAGAACCAGGCTGATTCCAAAATGAATCAGAGGGGaaatgaaaacctgaaataagagAAGCAAAGAGAGTGCCTGTGAAAAGATTCACTGCCAAGGTAAACAGAACACCTCTGGATTTCCATTAACATATAAATCGTAAAGGGGTAGCAGGGCGTATTAAGAACAAAAATAAGAACTTGCATATGGATGTTGAGGGCACTGTTAAGGAActcaatgagtactttgcatttgtttttacCAGGAAAGTTGGGGCTTCCTAAATAATAGTGAAGAAGGTAGTTGAGACactaaatatgttttaaaaattggTGGCATGGAAGTATTAAAGAGGTTGGCTGCACTTAGTCTTGCAGGACtagatggaatgcatcccaggatTCAGAGAGAATTATGCCAGGATGTTATGGGGCACTGACCATAACCTTCCAATGTTCTTTGGATGCTGAAGTGATGCCTGAAGACTGGAGAGCGGTGAATGTTACTCTTTGTTCAACAAGAGGGAGTAAGGGTAAGCCCAGCAACTATAcgtcagtcagtttaacctcagtggtggaaaagctttTGGAAACATTGATCTGGGATAGGATTAAGAGTCACCCGGAGGAAAGTTGATTAATTGGtgaagccagcatggttttgtaaaGGGCAAATTATGTTTAATCAAATTAATAGAGTATTTTGATGAGGTAATGTGGACAATTGCAATgttttgcattttggtaagttaaaccagggcaggacttgcacagtaaatggcagggccctggagagtgttgtggaacagagaccaaggagtacaagtacatagttgaGACATGAGAGACTTGATAAGTATATAgtttctgaaagtggtgacacagtagACAGGTGATGGagaaggcctttggcacacttgccttcgttggtcaaggcattgagtacaacagttgggacatcatgttacaaatgtacaggacattgatgagaccacccTTGAAGTGTTATGGGTAGTTCAGGTCACCtagccataggaaggatgtcattaagctgaaaagggtgcagaaaagattcacaaggatgttactgggactggagcgTTTCAAttatgagaggctggataggctttTTTTCCTtgcagcgtaggagactgagatgaTGACCTTATTGAGGCATCTAAATCATGAGagatgtagataaggtgaatgatcacagtctttttccgagggtaggggagtctaaaactagagggcatagatttaaggtgaaagggaaaaaatttaaagggggcctgaggggtaactttttcacagaggggattgtggaacaagctgccagaggaagtggtacatgtggacaggtacatggatagaaaaggtttagagggatatgggccaaatgtaggcaaatgagattaactCAGAtatgcaacttggtcagcatgcagtgttgggccaaagggcctgtttccatgctgtataactctatgacactaatgcGTAGAATTGATAAATGAAATGCAAATGATGGAGTGTATTTGGACTTGCAGAAGGCTTTTGACTTATCAAAAGCATGTGATTTGAAAGGGTTAGGGATACAAATTTGGCTAATAGATAACAGGGTCATAGTGAATGGatgttttcagactggaggaaggtgaataatggtgttccccagggactgAAGTTAgagccattgttttttttaaatctatattaatgacctctGCTTGgcgcaagccacaatttctaagttTGTAGATGCCACAAGACCTGGCAGCATTGTAAACTCTGAAGAGGAAGGCGATAGATTGCAGCAAAATATAAACGGGTCAGTGTGTGGGCATGATgcctggcagatgaagtttaatgcagagaaacgTGAAGTAATGTAATTTGGTAGGAAATATTTGGTAAGCAATATAGAAGAAAGGACACcattctaaaaggggtgcaggagctGAAGAACCTGGGTGCACAAGTCTCAGAGTTTGGCAGGGCAGGTTAAGTAAGCGATTAGTGAGGCATTCACCATTCTGGACTTTATCAGTAGAGGCATAGagaataagagcagggaagtcctGCTGAACCTTTAAGAAACACTGGCCTGgctcaactggaatattgtgttcagttttagtcactgcattataggaaggatgtgaaggcattggtgagggtccagaaaaaaattacaacacTGGTTCCTGGGACGAGGGACCACAGTTACAAGGATAAATCAGGCTGGGACTGTTAAGAGAAGGataaggggagatttgaaagaagtatataaaatgatgaggggtcagGACAAGAATAGTGGGGAGCTGTTCCTGTCAGTGCAGGGGTCGAGGATTGGTAAGTCACaggtatatttaaaataaaaagggaagAGGATTATAAGTGATGTGAGGAAAATaatgtgtggttggaatctagagGGTACTGCCTGAAGATGTGGAAGAGGCAGATTCCTTTGTGGCCTCTAGAGGGAATTGGATCAAACAATGGGGGGGATGAAATTTGCCGGGCTACAGAGGAGGAAccaggggaggggtttggggttgaacaagtgagttgctctggtagagcaCCAATGTGGAGTTttactggcattttctgttcttgtttctaaTAGCTCAGTTGCCAAACCCTGAATGAGATGCTGGTGATTCAGCCCTAACACCACATGCAAGGCAGAGATCCTGTGTTCAGCATCTTGGTGTAAGTGATCACATTCCTGATCATGTTCGCGAAGAAAGTCTCtgtgtgcaaactacacacacacacacacgggtcaggattgaacccaggtctctcaagctgtgtggcagcagcactaactgctgcattactGCGTAATCCTGCAGCAAAGTCAACGGGACTAGACAACATCCCATCTCCAGCACTGAAGACCTGTGTCCCAGAACTAGTGATGCCTTgggtcaagctgttccagtacagttacagcaGCTGCAGACTCACCAGTGTCATGTAAGGTTGCACTGAAGTTTCCCTACTCCatacttcttgcaataaaggcctatGTGCTATCATTGTATTTCACGTGCTAgggcccccagatccctttgcactgCAACACTTTGCAGTATCATTCCACTTAAGTCTGATTTTTCATTCTTACTTCCAAAATGGTTTTCCAAACCTCTGGGATCTCTCCAGAGTCAAAGGAATCTTGGTCAATAACAACCAACACATCCACTATCTTGCAGTCTTAGAACAGGCCTCTTGGCTTACCTGCCCACATTGACCATCgggtacctatctacactaatcccatttaggaACACTTTGTCCATAGCTTTccatgctttggtgattcaagtacttgttttaagttcttgggtgtcaacatcttggaggatttgtcctgggcccaacacattgatgcaatcatgaagaaggcatgccagcagctctacttcgttatgaggttgaggaaatttggtatgtctccaatgactcttgtaaatttctatagatgacttgttgcatcacagcctggtatggaggctccaatgcacaagaggctacagagggttgtagactcagccagctccatcacaggccaaccttcaccaccactgatgacttcttcaagaggcggtacctcaagaaggtggtattcatcactaaggaccctcaccatctgggacatgctctcttttagttactaccatcagggaagaggtacaggagcctgaagacaaacactcaactattcagaaacaccttcttcccctccaccatcagatttctgaacagtccatgaacccataaacactgcctcgttactcctttttgcactatttattttgtaatttacagtattttatgtcttgcactgtactgctgccgcaacacaacacatttcacatcatgaggcagtgataataaatctgattctgtttagGTACTTAAATGTTGGGAGACTCTGTACCCCCACAACTCCCTTGGGCAatgcgttccaggttccaaccacccactgggtgTAAAAAGTCCTTCCTtggatcccctccaaacctcccaCCTTGAACCTAGGCCTTCTAGTTTTTAGACACCTTTGCTATTGGAAAAGTTTGTTACTATTTGCCTTATTTATGCACCtcacaactttataaacctctgtcagatccctCCTTAGTTTCAAGGAAAATGTACCCAGCTTATTTGGTCTCTCATGAATGGAAGCCCTCTATctagtgaatgaaaatcaaaacaactttagatgctggtaatctgaaacaaaaaatgaaaatgctgggaacactcagtaggacaggcagcatccgtggagagagaaacaagagttaacggtTCAGGTGAAGGGTCCAGCCTGGTTTTCGATTGCTGTGTCTGAATTTGTTCTGATTTGGTGCTCCTGGTTTGCCAGACCCGGGGTGCACTGTGATCCAGGATAGTGAGACAGTTAATAAGGACTCTGCCCTCAGCCTGAATCAGGTTTAACTACAAATCTGATCAAAGGAATGACAGATCAGAAACCTCTGGTGCCAGTTAGCTGAAAAAGCCCCAATTTCAGCACAAAGAATAAAACCTATCAGATGAGATTCTGCATAAAGTGTTCATTGCCAGAAACAttgtatgctttaaaagtatctcaCTTCGCTGCTGCTTTAAATTCCTTTGTATTGCCTGCACTCTGGGTTGTCGCTGCTACTGAAGGGAAGAGACCTGAGAAAATCTCTTGCCGTTTCATTCTGTTCCTTTTCATCTTGGACCCGTCTTGAGGAAAAAGTCTTGACGAGCATGTTAATTGCCAAGGCAAAAAAGGCAATGGACCACATGGGTAAATTAGATTactgtagatgggtacttgatagcatagacatggtgggccaaagggcctgttcctgtgctgtatgactatgatttatGTCTCAAGAATATTTTCATCCATAGGGTGGTTGAAGTCCAGAAGATGTGGgatggatgtcattaaactggagaggatgcaaaaaaagatttaccagctgtgacactttactctgttattgtttttacctgtactacctcaatgcactctactaattcaatgtaactgcactgtgtaatgaattgacctgtacgatgggtctgcaagacaagtttttccattgtaccttggtacaagtgataataataaaccaatactggagggcttgggttataaggagaggctggataggctaggatttatttccctggagcacaggaggctaagaggtgaccttatggaggtttataaaatcatgagcagcatagataggctTTGGCaccctctcttctcctctcccccccccccccaggagtaggggagcccaaaactagagggcataggtttaaattgagaggggaaaaaaggacccaaggggcaactttttccacacagtgagTGGAGAGTATATGTGACcggctgccggaggaggtggtagaggtggggacaattacaacacttaaaaagacatttagacaattacacggatagggaaggtttaggacgattatgggccaaatgcaggcaagtggtcggcacggacgaattgggccgaagggcctgtttctgtgctctatgactccatgatgcggttggtggaggcaggtactcccacaatatGTAGGTATTTAGTTAAGTACCATCTCATCGGAAGGCAAAGGGCTGACTGCTGGATAATGGGGTCGGGACGGATGTGGACTCTCATTGTGGGCATGACGAGGTGGGGCCGAAGTGTCGCTCCGAGAACGTGGTAATCACACTATTACACGATAGGACATTCAAACTCAAcctttgcgggggggggggggggggggaagaaagagaacCACTGGTCCTTCCGTCGCTCCTGagaaggtagtagggatggtACCGTGAGTGGGGACAGttaggatggacaacaaatgctagcACTGCCCGAGACATCCACATCCCACGGAACACCTCGGGTGGAGTTCACACGATCATCCTGTGTCTGGGTTCCCTTCCACATCCTAGATAGGTgttggttggcaggttaattgtctGCCGTGACTTGCCCCTGAACGTACGGGTGGGTGGTCGGAGAATGAGAAAGGGAAGAGGCTGTCAAGTCGATGGGATTGCAATGAAGAATATAAAGGATTCGcgtagatgggtgcttgaaggtcggTGCGAACGTTTCCCTGCTTTGTAACCAAAACAATACATTTACGCATAACTAATTGCTACTATGAGCAAGGATTGGAGACAAGGTCTGCTTTATTACGTACGAAAAACAACACAACAATGCTACAGATCAATGAAGCCGCCTTTTCGGGAGAGTGGTGTTACTTGAGGCCGAAACAGGAATCAGTAGCGAGCTGATTGCTTCATCAAGAACCTTAATTTCATACAAAAAGTATACGTACAGCAACGCTGGCATAGCTGTTTCAGAGATGTGGGTGGCTCTTAGAAGAGCCTTTGTTTTGAGAGATTTTTTTGCAGTCCGTTGTGGAGCTTCACTTAGAGCTGGTGTACTTGGTCACCGCCTTTGTCCCTTCCGACACGGCGTGCTTGGCCAGTTCCCCAGGCAGCAGCAGGCGCACGGCCGTCTGGATCTCCCGGGAACTAATGGTCAGCCTCTTGTTGTAATGGGCCAGGCGGGAAGCCTCGCCAGCGATGCGCTCGAAAATATCGTTCACAAACGAGTTCATGATGCTCATGGCCTTGGAGGAGATGCCGGTGTCGGGGTGAACCTGCTTCATCACTTTGTAGATGTAGATGGAGTAACTCTCCTTCCTCAACTTCCTCCGCTTCTTGGTGCCCTTGGCTGGCGCTTTATTTAATGTCTTTTTAGCGCCTTTCTTCGAAACCACTTTCTTCTCTTCAGGCATTTTAATTGCAGACGGTCTGAAACACAATGCAGTACGTCGCCGCTCCCCACTTATATAGGCAGCGTCCACCGTCTTATGCTAATAAAGGATTGGTGCAGATCGTGATTGTGATTGGGTTGTGGTGACATAATTCGTGTCGTTTCCCTCTGATTGGTGAAGCAATTGCAAAGCCGAAGGAACCAATGGCAAGTTTCCACACCACAATCCTTGAGAGCCTTCACTAAGTCCTCTGTAGGTTGAAGCAGCGCGTCGTTGTCCTGCCGCCGCTCCGCGCTGGGGGGCTGAATCCAGTGTAACAGCTTCTCAACAACAATATGGTGTGTTGTTCACAGAGCCCATCGGTGCCTTGTGTACAGAATGGATTCACTTGATGGCGCATTAGATGCAAAgtaaacaaataatctgctggaagaggctgcagatgctggaatctggagcaatgctggaggaactctgcgggttaggcagcatccgtaggaggaaaggagttgtcaaaaccctgcatttcttcccacagctgctgctcccaTAAATGAGAactatgaaaatgttgccctccTGTCCATTATGTACTCCTTGCTTGGGGATTCATCGTCTTCAATGTAAATATGTCGCTGGATAATATTTCACCGGGGACTGGGGTCTGCCTATTTTGTTGGGAAAGAACTCCTTTCTCTGGATATCTGCACTCTATTTGATTACCCTGATATACcttagttttgttttattgttttattttgatcaGTGCATTGGAAGAGCGTCTCAAGTACCAAGACCCACCAAAGCTGATTGATTTCCTGATGTTGGTAGAATTTAGAGTACTTTTTGCCTTTCGGTCCtctaaaacttcaataatctacCAAAAGGCTGCATTAAACACTCTCGAAACAGGAAACATCTTTCAATATAAACTGCTCCTAGCAGGAATACTAACTCCCTGGTTCAGGCCAGACCAAATAGCTTTTCATCTATCAGATAATTTGTAACTTGTGCTATTTCATGCTGTTGGTTTTAATTGGTAACCGTGCAACTTGTGAACAAGTACCATGCTTTCACCCAATAATTAAAGTGGTGTTAAGCTGAGGTTTCAGTGCATAAGTTTGATGCATTTTCTAATGAATAGCTCTCGCTACACTATTGTAACATTGACACAGTGTCTTCCAATCTGATTGTGCTTATGACATTGGATCAAGCTTACCCTTCTAAATCAATGTCCAGGCAAAGAAGGAACAATCTTACTTCTCCTGTTTTacagattgattgattgattatgTGCATCACTTGGGATCAGTGTGAGACTGATTCCTGCTGTAAACGGCTGTGAAACAGTGAATGAGAATCTGTGTGAGAAAGTGGTGTCTGCACTGCTAATTCATAGaatcagcacagaaagaggccattcagcccctaaaGTCTATGTCAGATGTCAGACACTGTCGAGCAAAAtttcattcccctgctctttgccATAGCACTGCAcatatttcctcctctatccggttcccctttgaaagccttgattggcTTTTTCTAGCATAtacaggcactgagttccagaacAAAACCGCACTTAATATCAAAAGGATTCTTTCCCCCCTTACAACCACCTGTGTCTTTGCTCATCAACTTAGATCTGAGTCCCTGGTCTCACCTTATCTGCGAACGGGAACAGTTTCTGCTGTTTGTTTTATGCTGTAGTTAAATCCATCAGTACCTTAGGCAGCCTAGGTGTTTTGTTCCAAAGATAAACCATTCATGATTTatatagaaaataaaattgggaaatgtaattttctttattCACTGTACCAAGCAATCCAACACATCTCCTTACAATTTATCAATGTCACTGATGTTTCAGCCTTAAACACTGTGTCAGTGCAGTGTTTGTGAGGCTATTACGTAGGACCCAAcctctcagtgtccagtggcagcaggttGCAAGACCATGATCCTTTCTCGTGAAGATTTTGTGGCGACTGCACTGAGCTTCGGTGTGTCTCTCAATACCTTGGAAGGTGCCAGTCAGTTGCAGGTGTCTCCTGAACCAGATTGACTAACAAATTTCATGCAGATCAAAATGCATCTTTCACCGATTtattgatcttccagcagcaatcaATGTTTGTATCAGTCCATGTCCCTGGGATCAACCTATGgagcacagagtcctgtgttatgcagctgctcagaACCTCAACAAAGACCACTGTAGGCTTTTCTGGACCTTCCGGGCAAACACACCATCCACAAGAAGATGGATGACTGTCTCATCTGCACTGCAGCCACCTATTGTGCGGTGGGATTGAGAGTCCAGCTGTATGTGAAGGATGTGGCGGAGAGGGCCCTTCTCACCAGCAGTCGGGCTGGGGCTTCCTGTCTGTTATAAATTCAAGCAATGAGGCATCAGGAAGATGACATTTTATTCCAAAAAAGGACTCTATTCAGAATAACAAGATAAGTACAAGTGCAAAAAAAGAACAGTGCATGGCTCTTTACATTCGTAGTGTTGTTCGGTCCACAGTGTTATTGATTCTGTACATTAGTAGCGTTAACATATTTTTCCTACTCCCTTTCCTCTCCCTAcctcaatctgaggttcccacctgctttaagaagaccactatcatctcagtaccaaagaaaaataaggtaacttgCCCTAATGACTATCagctggtggctctgacatctaccatcatgaagtgtttcgagaggctggtcattgcTCACGTCAAATCCAGCCTCCcaatgcaattcgcctaccactgaaacaggtccatggcagacaccatctccctggcactacactcatcactggagcatctggataataaagTCACCTACACAAGAATAAAGACACCTACACAAGAATAAAGACACCTACACAAgaatacagctccaccttcaataccataattcaaagcaaactcatctccaggctcctagacctgggactctctttgcaactggatcctcgacttcctgaccaactgaATGTAATCAGtagggataggcagcaatgcctccggcaggattatcctcaacactggtgtcccacaaggctgcatcctcagttgcttactctactccctatacactcacgattgtgtggtcagattctgctctaactccatctacaagtttgcagatgacaccaccatagagGGCTGAATCTcgaataatgatgagttggagtacaggaagaagatagagtgcctagtggcatggtgtcatgacaacaacctttccctcaatgtcagcaaaacaaaagagctagtcatttactgcaggaagcagggcagtgcacacactcctgtttacatgaatggtgctgaggtggagatacttcccaggtgtaaacatcaccaacagcttgtcaaagtcaaagttgagtttattgtcataatgacaagtacatgtgtgcacaggtgcaatgaaaaacttacttgcagcagcatcacaggcacatagcatcagataagcagcattcacaagaaaaacataaattatacacaatttttacaagaaagaacacaattagaacaaaaagtccattttagtgcaaagtgatcaaaatggtcattgtgttgctaaactccagtgattagggttgtgctggttgattcaagaatcaaatagttgaagggaagtaactgttcttgaacctggtggtgtggggcttcagccttctgtacttcctgctcgATGGCAGccatgagaagatggcacggcccagatagtggggatctttggtggtggatgttgccttcttgaggcagtgcctcctgtagatactaccgatggtggggatagatgtgcccgtgatgtattgggcagactccactactctctgcagccttctatgttcctgtgcattcgaattgctgtaccagatcatgatgcagcCAGTCCAAGCACATAGACACCATGGACAAG
The nucleotide sequence above comes from Pristis pectinata isolate sPriPec2 chromosome 29, sPriPec2.1.pri, whole genome shotgun sequence. Encoded proteins:
- the LOC127584348 gene encoding histone H2B 1/2-like codes for the protein MPEEKKVVSKKGAKKTLNKAPAKGTKKRRKLRKESYSIYIYKVMKQVHPDTGISSKAMSIMNSFVNDIFERIAGEASRLAHYNKRLTISSREIQTAVRLLLPGELAKHAVSEGTKAVTKYTSSK